In Deltaproteobacteria bacterium, the genomic stretch TACCCCAAGGGCGGGCCGCAGATGGACCCGATCATCCGCACAGTGGCCGATCTCGACCGCGTGCGCGATCCCGACATCGACACCGACATGGGTTACGTCGGTGCGGCGATCGCCGAGGTCAAGCGGCGCGTGGGGCCCGACAAACCCATCCTCGGATTTTCCGGCGCGCCGTTCACGCTCGCGTGCTACATGACGCAGTCGGAAAAGGGCGACCGGGGCCACGGCGCGCGGATGCTGATGCAGCGCGACCCGGATCTGCTCGAGGCGCTCATCGACCGGCTCACGCCCGTCGTCATCGAATACCTGCGCATGCAGATCACGCACGGCGCGGACGCGGTGCAGCTCTTCGACACGTGGGCGGGCGAACTTTCCCCGGGGGATTACGACCGCTTTTGCGCGCGCTCGCACCGGCACATCTTCGAAGGGCTCGCCGATTTCGACGTGCCGCGCATCCTGTTCGTCAACGGCGCGGCGCCGTATCTGGAGCGCATGGCCGAGTCGGGCGCCGAGGTGCTGGGCATCGACTGGCGCGTCGATCCGGCGCAGGCTCGGTCGCGGATCGGCGAAGGCATCGCGCTGCAGGGCAATCTCGATCCGCTGGCGCTCTACGGTCCGCCGGCGCGCGTCGCGATCGAGGTGCTGCGCATGCACGAGCAATTCGGCCCGCGCGGGCACATCTTCAACCTCGGTCACGGCGTGCTGCCCGACACGCCGGTCGAGGGCGTCGCGGCGTTTGTTGAAACCGTCGCGCAATTAGGCGCCTGAACGTGCGGAGCAGAACGATGAGCGGACAGGTTCAGAACGAATTCTCGCCCGAGGCGGCGGCGAAACTGCCGAGCCCCCTCGACGTACCCGAGGCGATGTGGA encodes the following:
- the hemE gene encoding uroporphyrinogen decarboxylase, translating into MNCRERFLAACRCEPVDRPPVWVMRQAGRYLPEYREHRAAHEFLDVCHTPSLAADVTMMPLDRFPELDAGIIFSDILVVPEAMGIAVSYPKGGPQMDPIIRTVADLDRVRDPDIDTDMGYVGAAIAEVKRRVGPDKPILGFSGAPFTLACYMTQSEKGDRGHGARMLMQRDPDLLEALIDRLTPVVIEYLRMQITHGADAVQLFDTWAGELSPGDYDRFCARSHRHIFEGLADFDVPRILFVNGAAPYLERMAESGAEVLGIDWRVDPAQARSRIGEGIALQGNLDPLALYGPPARVAIEVLRMHEQFGPRGHIFNLGHGVLPDTPVEGVAAFVETVAQLGA